In Flavobacterium praedii, the DNA window CAAAATGATGGGATAAAAATTTTAGTAATGCCACAAAAAGAATTACAGGGATAATACGGAATGCGATAGACCATTTTTGCCAAATTTTATTAGACTTTTTTTTAATTGTTTTAGGGATTTCCATTCTGTTTCTTGTGATTATTAAAATGATTTAAGGATCGCAAATTTCGTAGATTTATCTCGAAATTTCAAACATATTGTTTCCCATGTTTAGGAATTGATTTGAGATTTATAAAATGAAAAGCGAAAAATGATGATAAAAAAAACCTGTTCCATTTTAGAACAGGTTTAGTAATTTTAAAAATAGTAGGTCAACAACAAATATCTTGAAGTTCACTTATTTTATTTTAGATAGCTGTTACAATTGTAATGAAATCTTTTGCATTTAGAGCTGCACCACCAATAAGACCACCATCTACATCTGGTTTAGAGAAGATTTCTTTTGCATTGTCTGGTTTTACACTTCCTCCGTAAAGGATTGAAACATCTTCGGCTACATCGCTTCCGAATGCTTTGCGAACTGTTTCTCTAATAAATTCATGCATATCTTGTGCTTGTTCCGGGGAAGCAGTTTCTCCAGTTCCAATAGCCCAAACTGGCTCATAAGCCAATACCACTTTTTCCCAATCTTTTGCTTCAATGTGGAATAAACCATCTTTCAATTGATTCTCTACAATATTGAAATGATTACCAGATTGACGGTCTTTTAATTCTTCTCCAAAACAGAAAATAACAGTCATATCATGTTTCAAAGCTGTATTTACTTTGCTTGCAATGATTGCATCCGTTTCATGAAAAATAGCTCTGCGCTCTGAGTGACCTAAAATCACTGTATTTACGCCAACACTTTTAATCATATCTGCTGATATTTCGCCAGTAAAAGCACCACTTTCTGCTTGGTGTAAATTCTGCGCTGCAACTGCTATGTTTGAGTGAGTCAAATTATCTACTGCAGATGCCAAGTTTACAAAAGTTGGAGCCACAATTACTTGTGCTTTAGTTTCAGCAGGAATTTGAGTCAATAATTCATTTAATAATTCTTTAGTTTGTGCTGCATTTTTATGCATTTTCCAGTTTCCTGCAACAATCTTCTTTCTCATTTTTGTAGTATTTATATTTGTATAAAAGTTATGTTTTTAAAATTCAATAACCAATTTCAGATTAGATTGATATTGAAATTATTTGTTATTTCAATTGTTTTAGTGTAGCGCTAATTTGATCGAAGTCGGTTTCAATAGCGCGATAAAGTATGATTTTTCCAGTTTTGTCTATGATAATATATCTTGGAATCCAATCTAAATCAATGGCTTTTCCAAATACGCCTTTCATGCCATCGTTAGCCATAAAATGTACCCCATTGAGTTGGTGTTTTTCAATACCTTCTTTCCATTTATCCGCTGTTTTATCCATAGATATAAACACATAAGATACTTCAGGATTATTGGCTTGTAGTTCTTTTAGTTTTGGCATTGCTTTGACACAATCGCCACACCATGAAGCCCAAACCTCGATTACAGTTGTTTTGCCTTGTTGATTTTTTATAATATCTCCAAATTTAATCTGATTTCCATCTATAGTCAAGAGTGTTTCAGAAAGTGCATTTTTAGAGAATTCTGT includes these proteins:
- the tpiA gene encoding triose-phosphate isomerase, whose translation is MRKKIVAGNWKMHKNAAQTKELLNELLTQIPAETKAQVIVAPTFVNLASAVDNLTHSNIAVAAQNLHQAESGAFTGEISADMIKSVGVNTVILGHSERRAIFHETDAIIASKVNTALKHDMTVIFCFGEELKDRQSGNHFNIVENQLKDGLFHIEAKDWEKVVLAYEPVWAIGTGETASPEQAQDMHEFIRETVRKAFGSDVAEDVSILYGGSVKPDNAKEIFSKPDVDGGLIGGAALNAKDFITIVTAI
- a CDS encoding TlpA family protein disulfide reductase, encoding MKNLALLLIAFATFSCSQAQKTEFSKNALSETLLTIDGNQIKFGDIIKNQQGKTTVIEVWASWCGDCVKAMPKLKELQANNPEVSYVFISMDKTADKWKEGIEKHQLNGVHFMANDGMKGVFGKAIDLDWIPRYIIIDKTGKIILYRAIETDFDQISATLKQLK